The following coding sequences lie in one Haematobia irritans isolate KBUSLIRL chromosome 3, ASM5000362v1, whole genome shotgun sequence genomic window:
- the LOC142231815 gene encoding uncharacterized protein LOC142231815 — protein sequence MDNSHINALSSDSTIAPLQTITMEHNRRFVKKIINDFFDERKGTCDISSSQCSSLQLHSSEYSYDKRLKYWKDVVKDREKLTSKIQEKISKLPEDILYNRLSTIDERDRQTVKRIMDYAERMEPTKLMQKDISKLPEKYNSTTCQTIGKVLETKPLSERIGKTIVEISGLPKITKQELLGKARNQGSPKMNSWLKSKILERKIEEKREDIERVIEFYPDIDNLQIVGEGIFKNEMFQHDSQIELMLPANNICEISSESKEEGRICDETKISTKTKNESIVEYGLKVNEQTFIFDGDKKKYSKNFEIATRFSCHPFGKEIKLLLTLQNIGKKVLNFDWCHRSYYKRNSSLLQSHDNEFLFDNIPFRLCQGQTKEIKVLYQPRKVAVVKSKWILRVNPNFFDRKIDGIIMRLIGNCEPHPDYQKKLNKLQTNVIEKSKMKMMHNLTVGLGEITADLEPIEIACPYQRSLNDLEIFEQLNPGFKCQRYHDLQLLNDLYNRLKKPREKTWDLQVDSLKTMVLRVSNAQPRALYFNELSSILDNMKGKSLELEQKLLENPEKSKTRFLFVRGILCTSIDEWEDLIIKLEETFLKSLNQMANKSHQEEEEEEKDDINSLRNSMSNNELQQYPSLINQLKNLKSFHDSLYMQTYTLVCNITENIVNIIESTEVF from the coding sequence ATGGATAACTCTCACATCAATGCCTTATCCTCAGATTCCACTATTGCACCTTTACAAACCATAACCATGGAACACAATCGACGTTTTGTTAAGAAAATAATCAATGATTTTTTCGATGAACGTAAGGGTACCTGTGATATTTCATCTTCACAATGTTCCAGCTTGCAATTGCATTCATCCGAATATAGCTATGATAAACGTCTAAAATATTGGAAGGATGTGGTTAAAGATCGTGAAAAACTAACttcgaaaattcaagaaaaaatttcaaagctCCCAGAGGATATTCTCTATAATCGTTTGTCTACCATCGATGAAAGAGATAGACAGACTGTTAAACGAATTATGGACTATGCTGAACGTATGGAACCGACAAAATTAATGCAGAAGGACATATCAAAATTGCCAGAAAAATATAACTCTACAACATGCCAGACAATCGGCAAAGTGCTGGAAACCAAACCCCTAAGTGAAAGGATAGGTAAAACCATAGTGGAAATAAGCGGTTTACCTAAGATCACAAAACAAGAACTCTTGGGTAAAGCCAGAAATCAGGGTTCTCCGAAGATGaacagttggttgaaatcgaaaattttggaaagaaaaaTCGAAGAAAAACGCGAAGATATCGAACGTGTTATAGAATTTTATCCCGATATAGATAATTTGCAAATAGTTGGtgaaggaattttcaaaaatgaaatgttCCAGCATGACTCACAGATAGAATTGATGCTGCCGGCTAATAATATATGTGAAATATCCTCCGAATCCAAGGAGGAGGGAAGAATATGTGATGAAACTAAAATCTCTACAAAAACCAAGAATGAATCCATTGTTGAGTATGGTTTAAAAGTCAATGAGCAAACATTCATTTTCGATGGAGATAAAAAGAAATATTCCAAAAACTTTGAAATTGCAACACGTTTCTCTTGTCATCCGTTTGGTAAAGAAATTAAGCTGCTGTTAACCCTTcaaaatattggtaaaaaagTATTGAATTTTGATTGGTGCCATCGCTCGTATTATAAACGAAATTCATCTTTGTTACAATCCCACGATAATGAATTTCTCTTCGATAATATTCCCTTTCGTTTGTGTCAGGGCCAGACAAAGGAGATAAAGGTCTTATATCAACCCCGTAAGGTGGCGGTGGTAAAAAGTAAATGGATTTTAAGggtaaatccaaatttttttgatcgAAAAATAGATGGCATTATAATGCGCCTTATAGGTAACTGTGAACCCCATCCAGATTATCAAAAGAAGCTAAATaaactacaaacaaatgtcatagAGAAATCCAAAATGAAAATGATGCACAATTTAACAGTTGGCTTGGGTGAAATAACAGCAGATCTCGAACCTATTGAAATAGCTTGTCCCTATCAACGTAGTCTTAATGACTTGGAAATATTTGAACAATTAAATCCTGGTTTCAAATGTCAACGTTATCATGATTTACAACTACTCAACGATCTCTATAACAGATTAAAGAAACCAAGGGAAAAGACGTGGGATTTACAAGTAGATTCTCTAAAAACTATGGTATTGCGAGTCTCAAATGCCCAACCACGGGCTTTGTACTTTAACGAATTATCTTCCATATTGGATAATATGAAAGGTAAATCTTTGGAATTGGAACAAAAGCTATTGGAAAATCCAGAAAAATCAAAAACACGATTTCTATTTGTCCGTGGTATATTATGTACAAGCATTGATGAATGGGAAGATTTAATCATAAAACtcgaagaaacatttttaaaatcgttAAATCAAATGGCGAATAAATCGcatcaagaagaagaagaagaagaaaaagatgATATCAATTCCCTAAGAAATTCAATGTCAAATAATGAACTTCAGCAATATCCTAGTTTAATAAATCAGTTAAAAAACCTTAAGTCTTTTCATGATAGCCTCTACATGCAAACATACACTCTGGTCTGTAATATCactgaaaatattgtaaatattatagAAAGTACAGAAGTGTTTTAA